The sequence below is a genomic window from Dictyostelium discoideum AX4 chromosome 5 chromosome, whole genome shotgun sequence.
attattttattatttttgagaatattatttattattattactactattatattgttattatttttttttctttttttttaaaaaaatgaaaaaaaactattctgtttgtttttgtttttgagtTGAAGAAGTTAAATCATGAGCTTtgtttacaaatttaaaacctAAATAACCTATGATTCCAATTGTCGCAGCAATACCCCATGCATATGAATTAAATCTAACAAAACCTTTATACATTTCAGgtacatttaaatttacaggtttatttggattattaccTCCTTTACTTTCGAAATTCTTATTACTTGTATTAAAATAATCTGAAAAACTTTCATAAGGTTTAAATGAGTTTGGATCATTTGACCATAAATGTTTTGGACCACCAGGTCCACCGAGTTTTGCATTTTCtgcatttattttttgattctcTTGATATATCTTTTGATTCTTATCGATTTTATCctttaaatattttggaATATGTGTATTATgcattaaattttcattctcTAAATTTGGTGGTATCATTGAAtctttaacatttttaattgtttgtgCTGTatctttatcaaaaaatgaattcttttttaccattttgttttttttttttttatttttttaatttattataaagtaTTActgttatattttttttttttaaagaaaataaaataaaaaaaaaattttgaaattaaattaaaaaaaaaaaaattaaaaataattaaattaaaaaaaaaaaaaaaaaaaaaaaaaaaatttaaaataattaaatttttggtAAGATgagaaaaatgaaaaaagtgaaataaactaaaaaagggatataaataaaatttttgaattggttaTAGATTTCTTCTAATTcagaattttaatttttgttttttttttttttaaaattttatttttgtttttttttttttttgtttttttttttgtttttttttttatttttattgtttagtttttttattgttttgtttttttttttttttaaaatctttttgaaatatattatatttatttgtatttatttatatttatttagagaaaaaaaaaaataaaaaaaaagatggaatcaaatcaaaaatgTGGTGCAACACAAATTGTAAATGAATTTTGTGAATCAATTGAAGGAATTGTTTTTAGAAAAGGATCAGAAGAATATAAACAAAATGTTAATAAACGTTGGAATATTGATGTTGTGAATACaccattattaatagtttatcCAAAGAATATTCAAGATGTTGTTAAAGCTGTTAATTTTTCAAGAGAATGTCAACTTGATTTTGCAGTGATTGCAGGTGCTCATGGATTTAAATCAACTTGTGACAATGGATTACTATTGAATATCTCAAGtatgaaaaatattaaagttgATGAAGCAAGCAAgactgttgttgttgagacTGGTTGTACATTGGGTGATTTAGATAAAGAAACTTCAAAATTTGGATTAGGGATACCTTCTGGACATGTTAGTCATACTGGTTTGGGTGGATTAACATTGGGTGGTGGTATAGGTCACCTTTCAAGATCACTTGGATTAACAtcagataatttaattggttgTACATTGGTAAACTATAAAGGTGAGATTGAAAAGGTCACTGATCAATCAAATAAAGAACTTATCTATGCAATTAGAGGTGCCGGTAGTAATTTCGGTGTTATCACTGATTTCACATTTAAATTACATCCAGTGAAGGATGTTTACTTGGGTACTTTTGTTTACCCACATGCAACCTCAAAGGAGCCATTGACATTACTTGGTGAGTATGCGTCAAGTAAAGATGTTCCAAATGAACTCTCATGTGCAATTTCAATTACACCAGAGGGTGTTGTAGTTATGGCGATTTATAATGGTACTGAGGAACAAGGTAAACCATACATTGAAAAGATCGCTAGCTTTGGTGTGCCAGTAGTTTCGAAAATTTCAATGATACCATATGTACAATTACAATGTTTAATCGATAATAAAGTTCCACATGgtttgaaatattatcaaaGAGGTCCATTCATTAAAGAGGCATTAAATGCTGACATGATTGAAATCATTTTGGATGCTTACAATAAACATCCAACTAAATCTTGTGCAATTCTTTTAACTCATTTAGGTGGTAAAGTTAGAGAACCAGTTGAAGATGATTTCTCTTCATTTGCTCATAGAAATTCAGAATACCAAATTATCTTTGCCTCAATCATTCCATCTGATCAAGATAAACCATCAATTAAACAATGGACTGCCGATGTTCATACCAAATTAATGCCATATTGTTTTGGTGATTATTCAAATACTACCGATGGTACtcaaccaattgaaattatctATGGTAAacatacaaataaattaattcaattaaaaacaaaatatgatccattaaatttctttaaaaataatacaaatattaaaccaattcaaaattaaaataataaatatttaaataaataaataaatataattatgatgtattgaatttaatagtttattacattttttttttttttttaataaataaataaatagggGGAGGGGTTCTtgagagttttttttttttttttttttttttttttttttttttgattgatcGGTAGTTCTAAGTTTTCAAagttttctaatttttttttctttaaaagttttctttattatagTGGAAACGACAAGTTGTAGTTTTTGTATAATGAGTTGAAGCTTTATAGAGTGATTTTGATAAAAGTTTTGGACCACAAAAGAATACACCAACATCTTTTTCAGCATAACGAAGGGCATGATCAGCAAAGATTTCATCCCATTTTGGACGACCAAATTGAGTTGGAGTTGTAAAACCAGtgattaaatctttttcttcatcACCATACATAACATCTCTAATTTCTTGGGCAGATAAGGCACCAGTGAGATAAGGATGAATTTCTAAAAAGTTATTATGATTTTCCATTTCCAATTCACCAATTAAACCACTAAACCATTCAAAGGAATTACGATCACGACAAATCCAATAAAAGTGaactttatcaattaatggaGTTGTATTGTAAGTTCTAGCCATTTGGTATTTGATATGTTTCAAAATTGAAGCGAATGGAGTCACACCAATACCTGCACCAACTAAAATCACTTGTTTGTATTTGAACACTTCTTCAGAGGCAGCACCAAATGGACCGTCGATTCTAAGTATTGGTTTTCCATCTGGTGATTTCAAAACATTCTCTTGAACAATACCCATTTTCTTATCGGGATTTAAAAGTGTCGATAGTTTGCCGGTCCAATTGCCAACCACATTGATATGACAACTAACGAAATCCTCCTCGGGTGCTGATGTGATTGTAAATGGATGCCATTCATTTTGTGCAATGGTTggacaatttaaaaataaatattgacCTGGTTTATATTTGAATCT
It includes:
- a CDS encoding FAD dependent oxidoreductase domain-containing protein, producing MESNQKCGATQIVNEFCESIEGIVFRKGSEEYKQNVNKRWNIDVVNTPLLIVYPKNIQDVVKAVNFSRECQLDFAVIAGAHGFKSTCDNGLLLNISSMKNIKVDEASKTVVVETGCTLGDLDKETSKFGLGIPSGHVSHTGLGGLTLGGGIGHLSRSLGLTSDNLIGCTLVNYKGEIEKVTDQSNKELIYAIRGAGSNFGVITDFTFKLHPVKDVYLGTFVYPHATSKEPLTLLGEYASSKDVPNELSCAISITPEGVVVMAIYNGTEEQGKPYIEKIASFGVPVVSKISMIPYVQLQCLIDNKVPHGLKYYQRGPFIKEALNADMIEIILDAYNKHPTKSCAILLTHLGGKVREPVEDDFSSFAHRNSEYQIIFASIIPSDQDKPSIKQWTADVHTKLMPYCFGDYSNTTDGTQPIEIIYGKHTNKLIQLKTKYDPLNFFKNNTNIKPIQN